In the Clostridium cellulovorans 743B genome, TCTCAGGTTTTATTTCTATATACTCAGCTTTTTCTATGGAATCCTTAGCTGGTATAGTAGCTAGCATAGTTCCTTGAATCATTCTGTCACTATCATCAAGCTTTGGTTCATTAACTGTAAAAGTTAGACCTTGGCTTGTTAAGATTTGTACAAATCTTTCTTCTCTTTCACAATCAAAAATCTCTACAGACACAAGCTTTTGGTCTTCCTTCAGTTTAATAGCCATAAGTTTCGTATATGAAGAGGCGAATTTACTCAAAGAAGTTTTCTTTATAATACCTTTATTGGTTATAAACTGAACATTAAATGGTCCGCTAAAATCTTTTATAGATAAAGCAGTTACTATTCGCTCGCTATCAAGATTCATTCCTTTAATAATAGTATCAAGTCTTTCGCCCTTTTCCTTCCACCTAAGTTCTGGAATAGCATTTCCTTTGAATTGATACATATTTCCGTTATCAGTGAATACTAATATGGTTTCAAGAGTATTAGAACTTATAATAAATCTATTGTAATCTCCTTCTCTATACTCTATATCTTGAGGATTAGAATTTGATCTCACATAAGTCTTTTGAGGAACTCTTTTAATATATCCTTCATTAGATAGAGTTATTACAATATCTTCAACTACTATCAATTCGTCCATATCTATTTTAGCTTCATTTTCATCATCTATAATCTGTGTTCTTCTAGCATCTGCATATTTGTCTTTTATTTCTAAAAGTTCCTGCTTTATAACATTTAAAAGTTCTCTTTCACTATCCAAAATATTTTTTAGCTTCCTTATCAATTTACTTAATTCTTTATATTCTTTCTCAAAGGCTGTTATCTCCAAACCTGTAAGCCTATAAAGCATAAGTTCTAATATTGCTGTAGCTTGAAGTTCTGTAAAATCAAATTTTGCTATAAGGTTTTGTGAAGCATCACTTTTAGACTTAGAAGATCTTATAGTTTCGATTATTTGGTCCATAATATTTATAGCTTTTATAAACCCTTCAACAATATGGAATCGTCTTTCAGCAATCTCTAATTCTTTTCTAGTCCTCCTTGTTACAACCTCTTTCTGATGCTCTATATAATGCCATAACATAGTTCTTAATCCCATTGTTTCAGGCTTACCACTAGCAATAGCAACCATATTAAATGGAAGGTTAACTTGTAATTCTGTCTTTTTCAAAAGATATTTTAGTATTTTATCCCCTTGCATTTCATCAACAGATTTTTTAAATTCTATTACAGCTCTAATTCCTGTCCTATCTGATTCATCTCTTATATCTGCTATTCCTTCTAAAGCCTTAGAATGTTTCTTATCAGCAGTCATTTCAGAAATACTCTGTAGTAATCTAGCCTTATTTTTTCTAAATGGGAATTCAGTGATTACAACTCCCAATCTTCCGTTTTCTAATTTTTCTATTTTTGTTTTTGCTCTTAAAGTAACCCTTCCATTACCACTTTCGTAAGCAGATAATATTGAATCCTTACCTATCAAAATTCCACCAGTAGGTAAATCTGGACCTTTAATATGGTTCATTAGTTCCTTTGTAGTAATATCCTTATTATCGATAAAAGCTAAAGTTCCATCAATAACTTCTCCTAAATTATGAGGTGGTATATTTGTAGCTAACCCAACAGCGATACCGAATACTCCATTTACAAGGAGATTAGGATATTTTGCTGGTAAAACTTCTGGCTCCAATTCCGAATCAGAGTAGTTATTAACCATATTAACAACATCTTTATCTATATCCTTTAGCATTTCAAGAGCTAAAGGAGTAAGTCTAGCTTCAGTATAACGCATAGCAGCGGCACTATCTCCATCTATAGAACCCCAGTTACCATGTCCATCGATTAGTGGCTTTCTTGTAGTGAAATCCTGAGCAAGAATTACCATTGCATCATAAACAGAGCTATCTCCATGAGGATGAAATTTTCCCAAAATGTCTCCGACAATTCTTGCAGACTTATAATAAGGTCTATCAGGATAAGCTTTTAGAAGATGTGCTCCATAAAGAATCCTTCTGTGAACAGGTTTTAATCCATCTCTAACATCCGGTAGCGCTCTATCTCTTGCAACCTCAACTGCATAAGGAAGGTAATTTTCAGGCATCGCTTCTTCAAGAGGAACCTGTATGATGTTACTATCAGTAGGTATATCAATCTTTTTAGCCATAGCATTGTTCCTTTCTAAAATTCAGCATATTTATACATATAATTTTTTCTCGGCTCAACAACTTCTCCCATTAGAAGTGATACCATTTTTTCTGCCTTTGCTGCATCTTCTATGGTTATCTGATAAAGGGTTCTAGTTTCTGGATTTAAGGTTGTTTGCCAAAGTTGTTCTGGATTCATCTCCCCAAGTCCTTTATACCTTTGTATTAAAGCACCTTTTCCGATCTCCTTTTTAACACTTTCTAACTCATCATCACTATATGCATATTTATGTATTTCACCTTTTTTACTTTCCTTATAAACCTTATATAACGGTGGTTGCGCCATATATAAATGTCCATTGGCAATAAGAGGCCTCATATATCTATATATATAAGTCATCCAAAGTGTTCTTATATGGTATCCATCTACGTCTGCATCACTCATTATTATTATCTTATCGTACTTCAAATCCTTTTCATCATAAGCATCAAGTATACCTGTTCCTATAGCAGTATTGAATATCTTTAATTCCTCACTACCTAAAACATTCTCAAGCTTTTGCTTTTCCGTATTCATTATTTTACCCTTTGAAGGCATGATTGTCTGGAAACGCCTATCTCTAGCTTGTTTTGCTGAACCACCAGCAGAATCTCCCTCAACAACTATAAACTCACTTATAGCTTTATCTTTTGATGTACAAACTGCGATTTTACCTGCAAGTGGAGCAGCTCCTTTACCAACCTTTTTTCTCTCAAGTTCATTAATCTTTTTTATCTTCTCTTTTCTTGCAGCTGTTGCTAGAGCGTTATTGATAAACATAGAAGCTAACTCTTTATTATCCTCTATCCACTGACAAAGCTTAGTATAAGATAAATCATTCATCATAGTAGTAGCTTCACTATTACCTAACTTTGTTTTCGTCTGGCCTTCAAAGATAGGGTTTGTAAGGTTTATTTTTACTATTGCAGTAAGCCCTTCTCTTAAATCTTCTCCGTCAAAATCTTTATCCTTTATAATACCAAACTTTTTCCCACAATCTTTAAAGGCTCTTGTCATGCCAGTTTTAAAACCTGTCTCATGTGTTCCTGCCTCTGTAGTTGGTATATTATTTACATAGCTCATTATTGTTTCTGTAGTTGAATCTGTAAATTGCATACATACCTCAGCATACATTTTTACATTTCCTATTTCTCTTTCTCCAGAAATCAATATAGGCTCTTTATGAAGGCATGTCTTAGCTTCGTTTAAGTAATCTATAAAATCAAGAAGCCCTCTTTCTGAAAAATACTCTTTTCTTACTTGTTCCTCGCCTCTATCATCTATCAATTCAAGAAAAATACCTTTATTTTGGAAAGATATTTCTTTTAACCTTTCATCTACTGTATCAAACTTAATATCTATAGTAGAAAACACTTCTTTATCAGGTAAAAATGTTACCTTTGTTCCTGTCTCATTTGTTTGACCGATTACCTCAAGGTTGGTAACAGCTGTACCTGGCATAACCTTCTTAAGCTTTTTATCATAAGCATATTCAAATCTTTGCTTAAATATTTTTCCATCCTGACATACTTCTACTTCTAACCACTTTGATAAAGCATTAACTACAGCTGCACCAACACCATGAAGTCCGCCAGAAGTTTTATAGTTACTAGAATTGAACTTTCCACCAGTATGAAGTTCTGTATAAACCATTTCAACTCCAGTTTTTTTCTTTATTGGATGAATACCTGTAGGAACTCCCCTACCATTATCCATTATAGTAATACTCTTATCTTTATTTAATATTATCGTAACCTTATTACCATACCCATTAGTAATCTCATCTATAGAGTTATCCAGAATCTCCCAAAGGCAATGATGAAGCCCTTTAGATCCTGTTGAACCAATATACATACCTGGTCTTACTCTTACTGGTTCTAATTTCTCAAGAGAGGTTAAGGATGTAACGTCATAACTATTTCCCATCTCCTTAGGTCTCCTCCTATTATTTAATCACAATAGATATTTTAATGTATTGTTAAGCTATAGTAAAGAGATTTTCAATAATTACAAGAACAAAAGTTCGTTACTTTATAAAATATCACTATCTACTACAAAAATTTCTGACAAGACCTCAAAATACTTTAAGTAAAAAATAAAGCCATTATAGATGATCTTCAATCTATAATGACTAACTTATTTCTTACTTTACTTGTTCAAAAACTTCTGATAATTGATCTATTGTTTCAGGTAAATAAATCTTTTTGTGAAAATTATTTTCTAATTTTTCAATAATCTTATATAAAAATTTTAAATCTTCATGGTATCCAAATTCTTTAATAATTTTTTCAAGTAATATATAACTATTATTTTCTGCACTATACTTTTTTCCTATCATAAAGTCTGTAAGAATAGCAGTAGAAAAATATGTAACAAAAACCCTTGGTTTTGATTGATTCTCCATAAGTTCATTAAGTCTTAATAATTCCCAAGGCAAATCAGAATTCTCCATTATAGTAATACTAGTATTATTATACTTACTTATATCAATCCTTGGATGCTTTTTAACGAAAGTTTTCTGCTTATCTAAAACATTTAAGATCGATGCTTGCATAGTAATTTCATCTTCTTTGGTAAATAATTCTGAATATTCAAAATATTGATCGAAAAATAATACGCCCTCCTCCATTGGTTTTGGATTATAATTAAATAATAAATTTAACTTTTGTACTATTGGCTTTAATTTTTCTTTTTCGGGCATCTGAATCTCCCTTACAGGTTGCTCAAATTCAGAGATAATTAAATCCTTGTTATAAACCCATACTTCATCTGCAAAATCTAATTTTATCTGACGTGCTGTATATCCTCGATTTATTATATACCCTGGAAGAAATTCTTTTATAAAATAGGTCATAAGACCTTCATCAGTTAAAATCATCTTTGTATTTGGATTTATTAAAGAAATTATCGATTCATTTAAAGGTGTTCCAAAAGTAAAATAATGAAGAGTTCCACACTCTAAAAAAAGTTCTTTATACTCCTCTGCTGAATGGCTATCCAAAACTCTTTTTTCATCAAATAATATCACTTGGTCCCAAATACAAGATTTTTTAAGATTCTCATATAATTTTTCCGCACTTTCAATGAGGTTGCTAAGAATTAAAACTTTTTTCTTATCCTTATAATATATTTCAGATAAGATAGCTGATGTAAATAAGTGATATACAGTAACACATGAAAATAGAACCTTATCCCTATCGATATTTGCTATGCAATACTCTTCATCTAAAGACTTTATAGCAGCTAATGCTGTGTTAGGAACTTTAAGTGTTTCGTCATTTTTTACAAACTCAGAAATATCAGCTAACAACAAAGGAAGCCTATAGTCCTTATTTTTTTTCTTTTCACATTTAAATCCTGCTATATCTTCAGCTATAGAATAAAATAAACTTTCACACCATTGATTTATGAGTGCGTCTTTCTCAACATTAGTCATCAACTTTAAAACAGTATAATACACCCAACTTTCTTCACTACTTCTCTCCAAATAGGTAAAAAATAATTCTTGCTTCTCATGAGAAGCTATCAATTGTCTATTAACATAAAAACCATGGCCAAACTTCATAAATTCAGACCATAATCTAAAATAATCTACTTTATAATTATCTAAAAAAGTTTTTTTAAATGAACTTTTAAATATAACTCCACTACATTGATTTAAAAAATTAACTTTATGATCCTTCAATAGTTCAGCAATAGTATTTTTAGAAATCAAATTTCCAAGCACAGAGTTATCGTTTTCATTTTTAGGTTTAAATATTTCATCCTCTATATTATTTAAATCTGCATTATCACTAGCAACAAAAATAATTTTCTCACTTTCTAAAATAATATTCATCATTGTTTCTATTCTTTGTGTTGAAAATTGAACTTCTGATAATATTATATTCATATACTCGCCAAGAGCTCTATCAGATAATTCTTTTATTGACTCATCGATATTGTCATATTTTTCATAAATAATTTTTCTATCACTACTTATGTACGCTGTGAGTTCTGTATCATCTTCTATACAACAATCCCCCACTAGTATTTCGACTTTTCTATATGTTTCATCTTTTATACTATTTATAATTGGCATAATATTTTTATTTTCTTCATGCCTTATTATTATTATAGATACCAAAGAAACGTCATAATTAATTATCTTTTTCTTTAAGTGATGTTTTATTTCTTTTATACTATTTAGATGTTTTGCCATTTTGTCCTTACGTTACGCAAGTAACGACTCCTTTTAGTGATATTACACCTAGTCTATTGTTACTATATGATAAACAAATAGTTAAGTTTTAGTTAAGTTTTATAACTGTATTATAACTCAAATAGATTTTGTATGTCTATATAAAATAAAAAACAGTACCATAGATACTGTTTTCTTACTTTATATTGAATTCTACATTTATATTATTACAGCTTAAACAATTTTCAATATGTTTATTAATCAATAAATTCCTCTTCAATTTTAGTAATAATCGGCTCTATCTCATAAGTCAATAAGTCAGCAATTAACGTATAATCCCCTGATTCAATGGCTAAAACCAATTCTTCTAGTATAGGATTTATACTCTCTATATCTAATATCCCTAAAAATAAAGTAGAAGCGCCACTCAAGATAATATTAATATCATCAATTATATTAATTATTCCTAAGTTGCCTTTTGGAATATCATCTTCGCGATAATAATTTGAAACTTCTTTTATACTATCTTTAACACTTTTTAAAAATTCAAGGGTAGTGTCTTTTTCTTCAGGTGCTATTTGATCTTTCAAATGGTTACTCATCTATAAATTAGTCCTCCTTTTATGTTATCTATAAAAATGTATATTCTTTTGAAATAAAATAAACCCTGCCACATGGCAGGGCTTATATGTACTATAAATTATCTTAATAATTGAAGTACGTTTTGTGGTGCTTGGTTTGCTTGAGCAAGCATAGCTTGTGCAGCTTGTTGAAGAATATTATTCTTTGTAAAGCTCATCATTTCTTTAGCCATGTCTACGTCTCTAACTCTTGATTCTGCTGCTTGTAAGTTTTCTGAAGCATTATCTAAGTTAGCTATTGTGTGCTCTAATCTGTTTTGGTTAGCTCCAAGATTTGATCTTTGAGTTGAAACTATTTTTATAGCATCGTTTATTTTTGATATTGAATCTGTTGCTGAAGTATTTGTAGATATTCCTAATGATGATACTTTTAATGTTGATGCAGCCATACATCCAATGTTTACTTCTAATGTTAAATTAGCATCAGAGTTTGCTCCGATTTGTAATTTAACTCCAGTACCAGGAGAAGATAAAGAACCATTTAATAAGTTCTTTTCATTGAATTGAGTTGTGCTAGCTATTCTATTGATTTCTGTTGCTAGAGTTTTTATTTCAGCACCGATAGCTTGTCTATCAATAGTAACGTTTGTATCGTTAGCTGCTTGAACTGCTAATTCTCTCATTCTTTGTAGTATGCTTTGTGTTTCATTTAAAGCACCTTCAGCTGTTTGAATTAAAGAAATACCATCTTGAGCATTTCTTGAAGCTTGGTTAAGACCTCTGATTTGAGCTCTCATTTTTTCAGAGATTGATAAACCTACAGCGTCATCTCCAGCTCTGTTGATTCTTAAACCTGAAGATAATTTCTCCATTGATTTTGCAGCACCACCATTATTGATGCTCATGTTTCTTTGTGCATTCATTGCATTTAAATTGTGATTAATAACCATAGTAAAATTCCTCCTTGATTTTTACTCAGCACTTCCATGTGCCTATATTTTTTTAGCAAGGTTTCCCTTACATTAACTATATCGTATGCTATTTTATTTACTTTACACCTTTTTTTATTTTTTTGAAATAATTTTTACTTTTATACAATTAATATTACAGTTAATTATTCTAATAACTGTAATATACCCCTGCAAGTATTGTCAATTACGATACCTCCTAACCTCCTATATTTTTTTCTTTTGCCATTATTAATAATTTGCATATTTTATAAAAGTTTTTTGTTCAGCACTAAAACATTTTCTACGCTGGCATAGAAAATGTTTTTCAGCTATAAATAAAAAACTCACCATAATAGGTGAGTTTTTTATTATATAGACTATCTTAATAATTGAAGTACGTTTTGTGGTGCTTGGTTTGCTTGTGAAAGCATAGCTTGTGCTGCTTGTTGAAGAATATTATTCTTTGTAAAGCTCATCATTTCTTTAGCCATGTCTACGTCTCTAACTCTTGATTCTGCTGCTTGTAAGTTTTCTGAAGCATTATCTAAGTTAGCTATTGTGTGCTCTAATCTGTTTTGGTTAGCTCCTAAGCTTGATCTTTGTGTTGATACTGTCTTTATAGCAGTATTTATTGATGTTATTGCAGCTGTTGCACCGCTGTTTGAAGAAACTGTAATTGAACTTATTGATAGAGCAGCCGAATCCATTTTTCCAATTTTAACTTCTAGTGTTAAATTAGCATCTGAATTTGCTCCAATTTGTAGCTTTACTCCTGTAGTAGATAAAGAACCATTTAATAAATTCTTTTCGTTGAATTGAGTTGTATTTGCTATTCTATCAATTTCAGTTGTTAATGTTGTAAGCTCTGATTTTATAGCATCTCTATCAACAGCAACATTTGTATCATTTGCTGCTTGTACTGCTAATTCTCTCATTCTTTGTAGTATGCTTTGTGTTTCATTTAAAGCACCTTCAGCTGTTTGGATTAAAGAAATACCATCTTGAGCATTTCTTGAAGCTTGGTTAAGACCTCTGATTTGAGCTCTCATCTTTTCAGAGATTGATAAACCTGCAGCGTCATCTCCTGCTCTGTTAATTCTTAAACCTGAAGATAATTTTTCCATTGATTTTGCAGCACTACCATTGTTGATACTCATGTTTCTTTGTGCATTCATTGCGTTTAAATTGTGATTAATAACCATTGTTTTTTCCTCCCTGATTTTACATTAGCACTTCCATGTGCTTCTATTTTATAGTCTATTTTTAACATTATATTTTTTATAGTTTTTTCAATACTTTTGACACATCAATAATTCAGTTTCTAATCATTAATAATAACTTTATTTATAAATATAAATTGACTATCTTAATAATTGAAGTACGTTTTGTGGTGCTTGGTTTGCTTGTGAAAGCATAGCTTGTGCTGCTTGTTGAAGAATATTATTCTTTGTAAAGCTCATCATTTCTTTAGCCATGTCTACGTCTCTAACTCTTGATTCTGCTGCTTGTAAGTTTTCTGAAGCATTATCTAAGTTAGCTATTGTGTGCTCTAATCTGTTTTGGTTAGCTCCTAAGCTTGATCTTTGTGTTGATACTGTTTTTATAGCACTATTTATTGATGTTATTGCAGCTGTTGCAGTACCGTTTGATGCAACATCTAACCCTGAAATTCCTAGTGCTGATGCAGCCATTGAACCTATTTTGATTTCTAGTGTTAAGTTAGCATCTGAGTTAGCTCCGATTTGCAGTTTAACTCCTGTAGCTGCTAAAGAACCAGTTAATAAATTCTTTTCGTTGAATTGAGTTGTCTTAGCTATTCTGTCAATTTCAGTTGTTAATGTGTCAAGCTCTGATTTTATAGCAGATCTATCAACAGCAACGTTTGTATCATTTGATGCTTGTACTGCTAATTCTCTCATTCTTTGTAGTATGCTTTGTGTTTCATTTAAAGCACCTTCAGCTGTTTGAATTAGTGATATACCATCTTGAGCATTTCTTGAAGCTTGATTAAGACCTCTGATTTGAGCTCTCATTTTTTCAGAAATTGATAAACCTGCAGCATCATCTCCAGCTCTGTTAATTCTTAATCCTGAAGATAATTTCTCCATTGATTTTGCAGCATTACCATTGTTTATACCCATATTTCTTTGTGCATTCATTGCATTTAAATTGTGATTAATGATCATTGCTTTTCCTCCCTGATTTTGCTCAGCGCATCCTTGTGCTTTGTATTTTGTAAGTTCGCCCTTACACTACATTTATCGACATAATTTATTTCTACTTTACACTTTTCGACACATTTTTTCTTTTAATTTTCTTTTTATTTTTTTCATTTAATCAAAAACGTTTCACAACCTATATTGCATCCATATTTAAGTCAATATTTGGTTTCAATTTAAAGTACTATATTGAAACTGATTTTCTCCTTAAATAATAAAAGAACCCACATTAAAGTGAGTTCTTTTATTATTAATTATCTTAATGATTTGAATTATGTTTTTTAATTTATTCTATTTGTTCTTCAAAGTTTTCCGCAAGTTTAGAAATTATTGGAACAAATTCATAAGTTATTACATCTCCAATCAATATATTATCCTGAGATTCCATAGCCTCAAATAATTGGCCAATCAAAGAATTAAAAGCTTCTGAATCATATTTTTTATAAAATATATTATTAGCTCCCGATATTATAATATTAAAATCATCTATAATGTTTATAATATTACTATTACCTTCAATTAGGTTATTTTCATAATAATATTCAGCAACTTCTTTAAGCTTTTCATTAAGATTTCTTAAGAATAAAATAGTTGTTTCAAGTTCCTCATTCGCTAATTTATTGTCCATATAATAAAGTCCATCCTTTCGTCTACTGGGAAATTAAATTATACCGTGCTACGTTTCAGGTATATAATTAAAGTTAACTAGTTTATATCTAGTATTATTCTAATCTCGATTTTTATTATATTGTTTTTATGCTTATATAAATCTCTAGTAATAAAGTATCCATATTCTTAATGAGATTAATTTTAGTAATATATTTAAATAAAAGCCTTGCATAGCTCAAGAAATTCTTGGTCTATAACAAGGCTTTTATTTGATCAAATTATCTTAATAATTGAAGTACATTTTGTGGTGCTTGGTTTGCTTGAGCAAGCATAGCCTGTGCAGCTTGTTGAAGAATGTTATTCTTTGTAAAGCTCATCATTTCTTTAGCCATGTCTACGTCTCTAACTCTTGATTCTGCTGCTTGTAAGTTTTCTGAAGCATTATCTAAGTTAGCTATTGTGTGCTCTAATCTGTTTTGGTTAGCTCCTAAGCTTGATCTTTGTGTTGATACTGTTTTTATAGCACTGTTTATTGATGTTATTGCAGCTGTTGCAACACCATTTGATGCAACATCTAATCCTGAAATTCCTAGTGCTGATGCAGCCATCGAACCTATTTTAATTTCTAGTGTTAAATTAGCATCTGAGTTAGCTCCGATTTGCAGTTTAACTCCTGTAGCTGCTAAAGAACCAGTTAATAAATTCTTTTCGTTGAATTGAGTTGTCTTAGCTATTCTATCAATTTCAGTTGTTAATGTGTCAATCTCTGATTTTATAGCAGATCTATCAACAGCAACATTTGTATCATTTGCTGCTTGTACTGCTAATTCTCTCATTCTTTGTAGTATGCTTTGAGTTTCATTTAAAGCACCTTCAGCTGTTTGGATTAAAGAAATACCATCTTGAGCATTTCTTGAAGCTTGATTAAGACCTCTAATTTGAGCTCTCATTTTTTCAGAAATTGATAAACCTGCAGCATCATCTCCAGCTCTGTTAATTCTTAAACCTGAAGATAATTTCTCCATTGACTTTGCAGCAGAACCATTATTGATGCTCATGTTTCTTTGTGCATTCATTGCGTTTAAATTGTGGTTAATAATCATTATATTTTCCTCCTTGATTTTGAAAATCGCACATCCTTGTGCTTTTATTTAGTAATTTTGCCCTTACACTGTATTTATCGACAGTATTCAACTTTACTTTACACCATTCTATGAATTTCTTCATTATTTTTTCATCATTTCGCCAATCCCTTATATATAATCACTTTTTATCTTCTGATTTTAATTTATATCAATAATAAAAAAAAACAATTCTCTATCTATAATAAATAGATAGAGAATTGTTTCTTTTCCTTAATATTTATTTAATACATTGTTAAATGCTAAATTAACCCGTTGTGCTAGTTAAATACGCTGGCAATACTTACAAATAGAAAAACTCCAGCATATTTGCTAACCTATCATTAAAAAACACCACTAATCTAATGATAGGAGGCTAACCTATATGCCAGAGTTTAATAAAGATTCTACCATAACAATAAATGACTTAAAAGATTTTATTGTTGTCACTTATGTTATAATTGATGACTTTTACCAAAAAGTAACTCCAACATTTATTAAAAATCGTCGTAACATCGCTAAATCAGTAATGACTGATAGCGAAATAATTACGATTTCTTTAGTAGGTGAACTCTTAACCATTGACTCTGAAAAAGCATGGTTTGGATTTTGCTCTAAAAACCTACGAGACTTATTTCCCAACTTTTGTAGTAGGCCGAGGTTTCATAGAGTTAGAAAGTCATTATTTCGAGTCATTGATGAAATTCGTAAAGAGTTAACGAAATTTCTTAACTATCAATATGACCGAATAAGAATTGCAGATAGTATGCCAATTCCTGTGTGTAAGTTTGGGAGAGCTCATTTCCATAAAGCTTTTAAGCCGGAGGCTGCCTACGGGCGATGCGCTTCGAAAAAAGAAACATATTATGGATTCAAATTACATGCTTTAGTAGCCCTCGATGGCTATATCACAGATTTTACTGTAACAGCAGCAAATATTGATGACAGAGATGTCGTCTGGGAACTCACAGCTAATTCAGAGATTGATATACTAATAGGTGATAAAGGATATATAGGTCAAAAAGTTGCTTCGCAATTAAAAGAAACAAGGTACATTCGTCTTTTAACAATAAATCGTAACAATAGTAAAACTAAACTTTTAAAACCTTTTAGGCAGTTGATATTCAAGGCTCGTCGTAGAGTAGAAACTACTTTTTCTCAGCTCTCCGAGCAATTAAATATGCAGAGGGTTCTTACAAAATCAACTTGGGGATTTGCCACAAGAATATCAAATAAAATATTAGCTCATAATCTTTGCTATTTTATAAATAAATTTTTTAATATAGGTATAGAAATATCAAAGATTAAAGAATTAGTATTCGGATAATAATTTCCAAAAACAGTATATGAGACAATAGGATAGGACTGCCTAAAATCATGG is a window encoding:
- a CDS encoding DNA topoisomerase IV subunit A → MAKKIDIPTDSNIIQVPLEEAMPENYLPYAVEVARDRALPDVRDGLKPVHRRILYGAHLLKAYPDRPYYKSARIVGDILGKFHPHGDSSVYDAMVILAQDFTTRKPLIDGHGNWGSIDGDSAAAMRYTEARLTPLALEMLKDIDKDVVNMVNNYSDSELEPEVLPAKYPNLLVNGVFGIAVGLATNIPPHNLGEVIDGTLAFIDNKDITTKELMNHIKGPDLPTGGILIGKDSILSAYESGNGRVTLRAKTKIEKLENGRLGVVITEFPFRKNKARLLQSISEMTADKKHSKALEGIADIRDESDRTGIRAVIEFKKSVDEMQGDKILKYLLKKTELQVNLPFNMVAIASGKPETMGLRTMLWHYIEHQKEVVTRRTRKELEIAERRFHIVEGFIKAINIMDQIIETIRSSKSKSDASQNLIAKFDFTELQATAILELMLYRLTGLEITAFEKEYKELSKLIRKLKNILDSERELLNVIKQELLEIKDKYADARRTQIIDDENEAKIDMDELIVVEDIVITLSNEGYIKRVPQKTYVRSNSNPQDIEYREGDYNRFIISSNTLETILVFTDNGNMYQFKGNAIPELRWKEKGERLDTIIKGMNLDSERIVTALSIKDFSGPFNVQFITNKGIIKKTSLSKFASSYTKLMAIKLKEDQKLVSVEIFDCEREERFVQILTSQGLTFTVNEPKLDDSDRMIQGTMLATIPAKDSIEKAEYIEIKPEIKRFRVELTSKGELKVGAKGKENSKAVYTDSEARLIIITSEGNVLNIASNVLENVTEPFNIVNSFGEIDKSNKFIGIINVSDFKEDSYIIFFSKRGYVKKTSLKEYQGEYLCSQGYKLKNDSDELVGASLIKNEAENFVLVTQKGMAIRVNCNDVNEMGKIASGVIGISLKDEDFVIYGNTISDNDHYIKITTKNKEEKDYNLSDLPIQNRATRGKNIFIAGLEDYIIKINQK
- a CDS encoding DNA gyrase/topoisomerase IV subunit B; this encodes MGNSYDVTSLTSLEKLEPVRVRPGMYIGSTGSKGLHHCLWEILDNSIDEITNGYGNKVTIILNKDKSITIMDNGRGVPTGIHPIKKKTGVEMVYTELHTGGKFNSSNYKTSGGLHGVGAAVVNALSKWLEVEVCQDGKIFKQRFEYAYDKKLKKVMPGTAVTNLEVIGQTNETGTKVTFLPDKEVFSTIDIKFDTVDERLKEISFQNKGIFLELIDDRGEEQVRKEYFSERGLLDFIDYLNEAKTCLHKEPILISGEREIGNVKMYAEVCMQFTDSTTETIMSYVNNIPTTEAGTHETGFKTGMTRAFKDCGKKFGIIKDKDFDGEDLREGLTAIVKINLTNPIFEGQTKTKLGNSEATTMMNDLSYTKLCQWIEDNKELASMFINNALATAARKEKIKKINELERKKVGKGAAPLAGKIAVCTSKDKAISEFIVVEGDSAGGSAKQARDRRFQTIMPSKGKIMNTEKQKLENVLGSEELKIFNTAIGTGILDAYDEKDLKYDKIIIMSDADVDGYHIRTLWMTYIYRYMRPLIANGHLYMAQPPLYKVYKESKKGEIHKYAYSDDELESVKKEIGKGALIQRYKGLGEMNPEQLWQTTLNPETRTLYQITIEDAAKAEKMVSLLMGEVVEPRKNYMYKYAEF
- a CDS encoding flagellin; the protein is MVINHNLNAMNAQRNMSINNGGAAKSMEKLSSGLRINRAGDDAVGLSISEKMRAQIRGLNQASRNAQDGISLIQTAEGALNETQSILQRMRELAVQAANDTNVTIDRQAIGAEIKTLATEINRIASTTQFNEKNLLNGSLSSPGTGVKLQIGANSDANLTLEVNIGCMAASTLKVSSLGISTNTSATDSISKINDAIKIVSTQRSNLGANQNRLEHTIANLDNASENLQAAESRVRDVDMAKEMMSFTKNNILQQAAQAMLAQANQAPQNVLQLLR
- a CDS encoding flagellin, whose product is MVINHNLNAMNAQRNMSINNGSAAKSMEKLSSGLRINRAGDDAAGLSISEKMRAQIRGLNQASRNAQDGISLIQTAEGALNETQSILQRMRELAVQAANDTNVAVDRDAIKSELTTLTTEIDRIANTTQFNEKNLLNGSLSTTGVKLQIGANSDANLTLEVKIGKMDSAALSISSITVSSNSGATAAITSINTAIKTVSTQRSSLGANQNRLEHTIANLDNASENLQAAESRVRDVDMAKEMMSFTKNNILQQAAQAMLSQANQAPQNVLQLLR
- a CDS encoding flagellin — its product is MIINHNLNAMNAQRNMGINNGNAAKSMEKLSSGLRINRAGDDAAGLSISEKMRAQIRGLNQASRNAQDGISLIQTAEGALNETQSILQRMRELAVQASNDTNVAVDRSAIKSELDTLTTEIDRIAKTTQFNEKNLLTGSLAATGVKLQIGANSDANLTLEIKIGSMAASALGISGLDVASNGTATAAITSINSAIKTVSTQRSSLGANQNRLEHTIANLDNASENLQAAESRVRDVDMAKEMMSFTKNNILQQAAQAMLSQANQAPQNVLQLLR
- a CDS encoding flagellin, which encodes MIINHNLNAMNAQRNMSINNGSAAKSMEKLSSGLRINRAGDDAAGLSISEKMRAQIRGLNQASRNAQDGISLIQTAEGALNETQSILQRMRELAVQAANDTNVAVDRSAIKSEIDTLTTEIDRIAKTTQFNEKNLLTGSLAATGVKLQIGANSDANLTLEIKIGSMAASALGISGLDVASNGVATAAITSINSAIKTVSTQRSSLGANQNRLEHTIANLDNASENLQAAESRVRDVDMAKEMMSFTKNNILQQAAQAMLAQANQAPQNVLQLLR